A single genomic interval of Apteryx mantelli isolate bAptMan1 chromosome 19, bAptMan1.hap1, whole genome shotgun sequence harbors:
- the ENDOV gene encoding endonuclease V — translation MSGPPAGDTLRRWEREQARLKAGVIEEDTEEWQKDSSFAGLERVGGVDLSYVKGDDTNACASLVVLSYPDLEVLYEDCQMVAVTAPYIAGFLAFREVPFLVEAIQRLQQKEPKLKPQVLLVDGNGLLHHRGFGVACHLGVLTDLPCIGVAKNLLQVDGLARDELHREQIRSLQMEGDACPLTGTSGKVLGMVLRSYNNSSKPLYISVGHRVCLETAVHLVKSCCRYRIPEPIRQADIRSREYIRKQPSSPLEVISSGPKRQEKETEPDH, via the exons ATGTCGGGGCCGCCGGCGGGAGACACCCTGCGCCGCTGGGAACG AGAGCAGGCCCGGTTAAAGGCCGGCGTGATTGAGGAGGATACCgaggagtggcagaaagattcAAGTTTTGCAGGACTGGAGAGAGTAGGAGGCGTGGACTTATCTTACGTCAAGGGAGATGACACGAATGCCTGCGCTTCCCTTGTGGTTCTCAGCTACCCAGATCTTGAG GTGCTGTACGAGGATTGCCAGATGGTTGCTGTGACAGCCCCGTACATAGCAGGATTCTTAGCCTTCCGAGAGGTCCCTTTCCTGGTGGAAGCAATTCAGAGACTTCAGCAGAAAGAGCCCAAGCTCAAACCTCAG GTGCTGCTTGTAGATGGGAATGGCCTGCTCCATCACAGAG GATTTGGTGTGGCCTGCCACTTGGGGGTCCTGACAGATCTACCGTGCATTGGAGTGGCCAAGAACCTCTTGCAAGTGGATGGCTTGGCCAGGGATGAGCTGCACAGAGAGCAG ATTCGTTCCCTGCAGATGGAAGGAGATGCGTGTCCCCTGACTGGCACTTCGGGGAAAGTCCTGGGCATG GTCCTGCGTAGCTACAACAACAGCTCTAAGCCCCTTTATATCTCTGTGGGCCATAGGGTGTGCCTGGAGACAGCCGTGCATCTAGTTAAGTCCTGCTGCAGGTACCGGATCCCGGAGCCCATCCGACAG GCTGATATTAGATCGAGGGAGTATATTCGGAAGCAGCCGAGTTCACCGCTGGAGGTCATATCTTCTGGACCAAAGAG GCAAGAAAAGGAGACTGAGCCCGATCACTAA